One window of Staphylococcus chromogenes genomic DNA carries:
- a CDS encoding cytochrome P450, whose amino-acid sequence MAKKLPKDSGLDNTFKILNEAYTYVPCRLEKFGTKAFETAAIGMKPMTVISGKEAAELFYDNELMQREKTLPKRVVNTLFGKGAIHTTKGKVHVDRKALFMSLMTEENLKYLRDLTRNYWFMHTEEMQRQDEVNIYKTSIYILTKIGFRWAGLQQTSEEAKRNARDMDIMIDSFQGLGQTFGGGYRKAKKARARVEKFLENQIVAVREGKMKAQPGTALYEFAHWKDYKGHQMDPHLCAVELMNVVRPLAAINRFVSYAVKAMLEFDQERIKLQVADDPNYAYKFAQEVRRIFPFVPFLPGKLKKDVEFDGFKIKKGTFTLLDIFGTTHDPELFENPYQFNPDRFENWDGSPFDLIPQGGGDFYTNHRCAGEWMTIIIMEETIKYFATKIDFDAPVQDLSVKLDQFPGKVTSGPVIHRVRPRVQR is encoded by the coding sequence GTGGCGAAAAAACTACCTAAAGATTCTGGCTTAGATAACACGTTTAAAATTTTGAATGAGGCATATACATATGTGCCGTGTCGTTTAGAAAAATTTGGTACTAAAGCCTTTGAAACAGCTGCAATTGGTATGAAACCCATGACAGTGATAAGCGGAAAAGAAGCAGCTGAATTATTTTACGATAATGAGCTTATGCAACGCGAAAAAACTTTACCAAAACGTGTTGTGAACACCCTTTTTGGTAAAGGTGCGATACACACGACTAAAGGTAAAGTTCATGTGGATCGTAAGGCGCTCTTCATGTCACTCATGACGGAAGAAAATCTTAAATATTTGCGTGACCTTACACGTAACTACTGGTTTATGCACACAGAAGAGATGCAACGTCAAGACGAAGTAAATATATATAAAACGTCAATTTATATTTTGACAAAAATAGGATTTAGATGGGCAGGTCTCCAACAAACATCTGAAGAAGCTAAGCGCAATGCACGTGATATGGACATCATGATTGATTCATTCCAAGGCTTGGGTCAAACATTTGGTGGCGGTTATCGTAAAGCGAAAAAAGCGCGTGCTCGCGTTGAAAAGTTTTTAGAAAATCAAATTGTCGCGGTACGTGAAGGCAAAATGAAAGCCCAACCAGGAACAGCACTCTATGAGTTTGCGCATTGGAAAGATTATAAAGGACATCAAATGGATCCACATTTATGCGCAGTTGAATTAATGAATGTGGTACGTCCTCTTGCAGCAATCAATCGATTTGTGAGCTATGCAGTAAAAGCAATGCTTGAATTTGATCAAGAGCGTATTAAATTGCAAGTCGCGGATGACCCAAATTATGCCTACAAATTTGCGCAAGAAGTCCGTCGTATTTTCCCATTTGTTCCATTTTTACCAGGTAAACTCAAAAAAGATGTGGAATTTGATGGCTTTAAAATTAAAAAAGGAACGTTTACATTACTAGATATTTTTGGTACAACACATGATCCTGAATTGTTTGAAAATCCATATCAATTCAATCCTGATCGATTTGAAAACTGGGATGGCAGTCCATTTGATTTAATCCCTCAAGGTGGCGGTGACTTCTATACAAATCATCGTTGTGCTGGAGAATGGATGACCATCATTATTATGGAAGAAACGATTAAGTATTTTGCAACTAAAATTGATTTTGATGCACCCGTACAAGATTTAAGTGTAAAATTAGATCAATTCCCTGGTAAAGTGACAAGCGGTCCAGTGATTCATCGTGTTCGCCCACGTGTGCAACGTTAA
- the pknB gene encoding Stk1 family PASTA domain-containing Ser/Thr kinase, translated as MIGRIIDERYELKHILGGGGMSNVYVAWDQILNRQVAVKMIHVSPNEKHETIARFEREVQNTTILSHENIVSVLDVGEEDDCFFLVMEYIEGPTLSDYIKSHGQLSPQKAIQFAEQIFNGIQHAHEKGIVHRDIKPQNIIIDRNQTLKIVDFGIAKALSETAMTQTNHVVGTVQYLSPEQAKGEKTGEQSDIYSLGIVLYEMLIGHPPFTGETPVSIAIKQIQDAVPNVTEQRHDVPQSLSNVILKATEKDQSYRYRSVAEMHYDLKSSLSEARKDEARYQTDESATKTIAINKDTLKNEPKSAKTVQQTTQIPVVTSSSQQSPSVTPAHPKRSRGKKIAFVFIFILLFISLFIFAAAAMMGNKYSQVPNVLGKTENQAEKMLKDNKLKVGRITQDYSDEYAKNRVMKIQPEAGEKVEQGSKVDIVISKGEHIEEMPNLIGQTKATAEKMLQDLGFKNVHFTTAYTQHDIAKGNIEGQSISPGQKVAVSKDRVDITESLGKRQVYVDDYTGKNFETVKKELEQKGLTVQVDGERADDKIKEGDIIKHSPQKAEVDEGSTVRFIVSKGEKSDESTADDDSQEDNTAKDKTYQESFTIPYTGKAGKPQKVEIFKKDKNSNGEAPIESFTITRSITQNLSFVIEKDSEASYTVKVDGKTVNDKTIAYDDV; from the coding sequence ATGATTGGCCGTATTATAGACGAGCGTTATGAACTTAAGCATATATTAGGTGGCGGAGGCATGAGTAATGTTTATGTGGCTTGGGACCAAATACTGAATCGCCAAGTCGCAGTAAAAATGATACATGTCTCACCAAATGAAAAGCATGAAACCATTGCCCGTTTTGAACGAGAAGTTCAGAATACGACCATTTTATCTCATGAAAATATTGTCAGTGTGCTAGATGTAGGGGAAGAAGATGACTGTTTCTTTCTTGTGATGGAGTACATTGAAGGACCAACACTTTCAGATTACATTAAATCGCATGGACAATTGTCGCCGCAAAAAGCGATTCAATTTGCAGAACAAATTTTTAATGGGATACAACATGCGCATGAAAAAGGCATTGTACATCGAGATATAAAGCCTCAAAATATTATCATCGATCGCAATCAAACCCTTAAAATTGTTGACTTTGGTATTGCGAAAGCACTAAGTGAAACGGCAATGACACAAACGAATCATGTCGTAGGAACAGTACAATACTTATCACCAGAGCAAGCAAAAGGTGAAAAAACCGGTGAACAATCAGATATATATTCGCTAGGTATTGTGCTCTATGAAATGCTGATTGGCCACCCACCATTTACTGGTGAAACGCCAGTAAGTATTGCGATTAAACAAATTCAAGATGCGGTCCCCAACGTTACAGAGCAACGACATGACGTCCCTCAATCATTGAGTAACGTCATCCTAAAAGCGACTGAAAAAGATCAATCGTATCGCTATCGCTCTGTTGCAGAGATGCATTACGATCTCAAATCATCACTTTCAGAAGCAAGAAAAGATGAAGCGCGCTATCAAACTGACGAAAGTGCAACGAAAACGATTGCGATCAACAAAGATACATTAAAAAATGAGCCAAAATCAGCGAAAACTGTTCAACAAACAACTCAAATTCCAGTTGTCACTTCGTCCTCCCAACAATCACCGTCAGTGACGCCTGCGCATCCGAAGCGGTCGAGAGGGAAAAAGATAGCCTTTGTGTTTATATTTATATTGCTATTCATCAGCCTATTTATTTTTGCGGCCGCTGCAATGATGGGTAATAAATATAGTCAAGTGCCTAATGTACTAGGTAAAACTGAAAATCAGGCAGAAAAAATGTTAAAAGACAATAAACTGAAAGTTGGCCGTATTACGCAAGATTATAGTGATGAATATGCTAAAAATCGCGTTATGAAAATTCAACCTGAAGCTGGCGAAAAAGTGGAACAAGGATCGAAAGTAGATATTGTTATTTCTAAAGGTGAACACATTGAAGAAATGCCAAATTTAATTGGTCAAACGAAAGCAACAGCGGAGAAAATGCTACAAGATTTGGGCTTTAAAAATGTTCACTTCACCACTGCCTACACGCAACACGATATCGCGAAAGGTAATATTGAAGGTCAAAGTATTAGTCCAGGTCAAAAAGTGGCAGTGTCAAAAGACCGTGTAGATATAACTGAATCACTAGGGAAAAGACAAGTTTATGTAGACGACTATACAGGCAAAAATTTTGAGACAGTCAAAAAAGAACTTGAACAAAAAGGATTAACCGTGCAAGTTGATGGTGAGCGTGCTGACGATAAGATAAAAGAAGGCGATATTATCAAGCACTCACCTCAGAAAGCAGAAGTCGATGAAGGAAGTACAGTGCGTTTCATCGTTTCTAAAGGTGAAAAGTCAGATGAGTCTACAGCTGATGATGATAGTCAAGAGGATAATACAGCTAAAGACAAAACGTATCAAGAAAGTTTTACGATACCGTATACAGGTAAAGCAGGAAAACCTCAAAAAGTTGAGATTTTCAAAAAAGATAAAAATAGCAATGGTGAGGCACCTATAGAATCATTCACAATAACTCGCTCGATTACGCAAAATTTAAGCTTTGTGATAGAAAAAGACAGTGAAGCGAGTTACACCGTGAAGGTAGATGGAAAAACGGTTAATGATAAAACAATAGCCTATGATGATGTATAA
- a CDS encoding Stp1/IreP family PP2C-type Ser/Thr phosphatase, translated as MLNAELFTDVGFYREQNEDAGGIFFNQTEQQLIVVCDGMGGHQAGEVASQFVVEALQSRFEEENYIEQERAETWLKHTLQTINRELFQLSESQSSYKGMGTTCVCALVYDHHIVVANIGDSRAYLVNGRHFNQVTIDHTFVNQLVMLGQITEEEALHHPRRNIITKVMGTDRRVSPDVFTKRIHFYQYLLLNSDGLTDYVPLKEIHNVLKSNATLAEVGEAILELAKSYEAKDNTSFILAEIAGEPV; from the coding sequence ATGTTAAACGCAGAATTATTTACAGATGTTGGTTTTTATCGGGAACAAAATGAAGACGCTGGTGGTATATTTTTCAATCAAACAGAACAGCAATTAATCGTTGTCTGTGATGGGATGGGAGGGCACCAAGCTGGTGAAGTAGCTTCCCAATTTGTTGTAGAGGCCCTGCAATCACGATTTGAAGAAGAAAACTATATTGAACAAGAGCGTGCTGAGACTTGGCTGAAACATACACTTCAAACCATTAACCGTGAATTATTTCAGCTTTCTGAAAGTCAGTCTTCATATAAAGGGATGGGGACAACATGTGTGTGTGCTTTAGTTTATGATCACCACATTGTGGTTGCGAATATTGGTGATTCAAGAGCGTATCTCGTCAATGGGCGCCATTTTAATCAGGTGACGATTGATCATACGTTTGTGAATCAACTTGTGATGCTAGGTCAAATTACTGAAGAAGAAGCACTACACCATCCACGCCGTAATATCATTACAAAAGTGATGGGGACAGATCGACGTGTGTCGCCTGATGTGTTTACAAAGCGTATCCACTTTTACCAATACTTGCTACTTAATTCTGATGGTTTAACTGATTACGTACCTTTAAAAGAGATTCATAATGTATTGAAATCGAATGCGACGTTGGCTGAAGTTGGAGAGGCGATTTTAGAGCTCGCAAAATCTTACGAGGCAAAAGATAATACTTCATTTATACTTGCAGAAATTGCAGGTGAGCCTGTATGA
- the rlmN gene encoding 23S rRNA (adenine(2503)-C(2))-methyltransferase RlmN — protein MITAEKKKKNKFLPDFEKQSIYSLRYDEMKQWLSEHGQQSFRAKQIYEWLYDKRVDAFEEMTNLSKDLRQLLADNFVITTLETVVKQESRDGTIKFLFQLQDGYTIETVLMRHDYGNSVCVTTQVGCRIGCTFCASTLGGLKRNLEAGEIVSQVLTVQKALDETDERVSSIVIMGIGEPFENYDEMMDFLKIVNHDEGLNIGARHITVSTSGIIPRIYDFADESLQINFAVSLHAANNEIRSKLMPINRAYDVNKLMEAIQYYQEKTNRRITFEYGLFGGVNDQLEHARELAALIKPLNCHVNLIPVNHVPERNYVKTPKDDIFKFEKELKRLGINATIRREQGSDIDAACGQLRAKEREAETR, from the coding sequence ATGATCACTGCAGAAAAGAAGAAGAAAAATAAATTTTTACCTGATTTCGAGAAACAATCGATTTATTCTTTACGTTATGATGAGATGAAACAGTGGCTAAGTGAGCATGGTCAACAAAGTTTCCGAGCGAAACAAATTTATGAATGGCTTTATGACAAACGTGTGGATGCTTTTGAAGAGATGACGAATTTATCGAAAGATTTACGTCAACTTTTAGCTGACAATTTTGTCATTACTACATTAGAAACCGTGGTTAAGCAAGAAAGTCGAGATGGCACTATTAAATTTTTATTCCAATTACAAGACGGCTACACAATCGAAACTGTATTAATGCGTCATGACTATGGGAATTCAGTTTGCGTAACAACACAAGTGGGCTGTCGTATTGGTTGCACTTTTTGTGCTTCAACTTTGGGGGGACTGAAACGTAACCTTGAAGCTGGCGAAATCGTTTCTCAAGTATTAACGGTACAAAAAGCTTTAGATGAGACAGATGAACGGGTATCCTCTATTGTAATTATGGGGATTGGGGAACCTTTTGAAAACTATGATGAAATGATGGACTTTTTGAAAATTGTAAATCACGATGAAGGCTTAAATATTGGTGCACGTCACATTACGGTGTCCACATCAGGCATTATTCCGCGCATCTATGATTTTGCAGACGAATCATTACAAATTAACTTTGCTGTAAGTTTACATGCGGCAAATAATGAAATTCGTTCAAAATTAATGCCGATTAATAGAGCCTACGATGTGAATAAATTGATGGAAGCCATACAATATTATCAAGAAAAAACGAATCGTCGCATTACGTTTGAATATGGGTTGTTCGGTGGCGTCAATGATCAACTTGAGCATGCACGAGAGCTCGCTGCCTTAATTAAGCCATTGAATTGTCATGTGAATCTTATCCCAGTGAACCATGTACCAGAGCGTAATTATGTTAAAACACCTAAAGATGATATTTTTAAATTTGAAAAAGAATTAAAACGTTTAGGAATCAATGCTACAATTAGACGTGAACAAGGTTCAGATATAGATGCAGCGTGTGGACAACTACGTGCAAAAGAACGTGAAGCAGAAACGAGGTAG
- the rsmB gene encoding 16S rRNA (cytosine(967)-C(5))-methyltransferase RsmB — MTTVRALSLETIEAVFKEGAYSNLKINEVLTRESLSAADRGLLTALVYGTIQHKLTLDYYLKPFIKTKIKGWVRRLLWMSLYQFIYMDKIPTHAIINEAVTLAKKRGGQQTGNTVNAILRRVTTEDLPDLTAIKDEVKRLSIQYSMPQWIVKHWKTHYGIETTEAILKAMQHPVPQTVRVNKTQLSVDAAVEQLQSEGYTVEKDTHIDVCLHISHGTVMDATLFKEGKLSIQDKSSMFVAEILNPQHEEEILDCCSAPGGKACQTAELMKNTGHVDATDIHEHKITLIEENINKLKLKNISAFVHDATTPYTKKYDKIIVDAPCSGLGVLRHKPEIKYTMTEAQVASLVEVQLKILENVVHALKEGGTLVYSTCTIEQMENENVIYTFLKAHPEFEFEPFINPVNGQTTRTLQLLPQDLNTDGFFITKIKRKERAK, encoded by the coding sequence ATGACTACAGTGCGCGCATTAAGTCTTGAAACGATAGAAGCGGTATTTAAAGAGGGCGCCTATAGTAACTTGAAGATTAATGAAGTGTTAACGCGCGAATCTTTAAGTGCTGCAGATCGAGGATTGTTGACCGCATTAGTTTACGGCACGATTCAGCACAAATTGACGCTAGATTATTATTTAAAGCCTTTTATCAAAACAAAAATTAAAGGATGGGTACGTCGGTTATTGTGGATGAGCCTCTACCAATTCATTTATATGGATAAAATACCAACGCATGCCATTATTAACGAAGCCGTAACACTTGCGAAAAAGCGTGGAGGTCAACAAACAGGGAATACCGTTAATGCTATTTTAAGACGTGTCACCACAGAAGATTTGCCTGATTTAACGGCTATCAAAGATGAGGTTAAACGCTTATCTATTCAATATAGTATGCCACAGTGGATTGTGAAGCATTGGAAAACGCATTACGGGATAGAAACAACTGAAGCTATCTTAAAAGCGATGCAACACCCGGTTCCACAAACCGTCCGCGTAAATAAAACGCAATTATCTGTGGATGCCGCAGTTGAACAACTTCAAAGTGAAGGTTATACCGTAGAAAAAGATACACATATAGATGTCTGTTTGCATATCTCTCATGGAACCGTGATGGACGCAACCTTGTTTAAAGAAGGCAAATTGAGTATTCAAGATAAAAGTTCGATGTTTGTCGCTGAAATATTAAATCCACAACATGAGGAAGAGATATTAGACTGCTGTAGTGCACCAGGTGGAAAAGCTTGCCAAACAGCGGAATTAATGAAAAATACCGGTCACGTTGATGCGACAGATATTCACGAACATAAAATTACGTTAATTGAAGAGAATATAAATAAATTAAAATTGAAGAACATTTCAGCATTCGTTCATGATGCTACGACGCCATACACAAAAAAATATGACAAAATTATTGTCGACGCCCCATGTAGTGGTTTAGGTGTCCTACGACATAAACCGGAAATTAAATATACGATGACTGAGGCGCAAGTTGCTTCTCTCGTCGAAGTACAGTTGAAAATATTAGAAAACGTTGTACATGCCTTAAAAGAAGGAGGAACGCTCGTTTATTCCACATGTACCATTGAGCAGATGGAGAATGAAAATGTGATTTATACATTTTTAAAAGCGCATCCTGAGTTTGAGTTTGAACCCTTTATCAATCCAGTAAATGGTCAAACAACGCGCACCTTACAACTGTTACCTCAAGATTTGAATACAGATGGCTTCTTCATTACGAAAATTAAAAGAAAGGAACGTGCGAAATGA
- the fmt gene encoding methionyl-tRNA formyltransferase: MTKNKIVFMGTPDFSTSILEMLIESYEVVAVVTQPDRPVGRKRTLTPPPVKKVAMAHDVPVYQPEKLSDSETLNTLLNMEYDLIVTAAFGQLLPKALLDHPKYGAVNVHASLLPKYRGGAPIHQAIIDGESETGVTIMYMVERLDAGDMIAQQALPIEDQDNVGTMHDKLSALGTKLLSDTLPSILNGTNPRTAQDDTNASFASNIQREDEWIDWSQDARTIFNHIRGLSPWPVASTRFDDKVMKIYAADIVKDITGEAGKIIRTTKKQIIVGTGSSESIALKEIQLAGKKRMPTANFLSGYQEELVGKDLG, translated from the coding sequence ATGACGAAGAATAAAATTGTTTTTATGGGGACACCAGATTTTTCGACTTCGATTTTAGAAATGTTAATAGAATCTTATGAGGTTGTTGCGGTCGTTACACAACCAGATCGCCCTGTTGGACGAAAACGGACGTTGACACCACCCCCGGTAAAAAAGGTTGCTATGGCGCATGATGTCCCTGTATATCAACCGGAAAAACTCAGTGACTCTGAGACACTAAACACATTATTAAATATGGAGTATGATTTGATTGTAACGGCAGCATTTGGACAATTATTACCAAAAGCGTTACTTGACCACCCTAAATATGGGGCAGTGAATGTACATGCCTCATTACTCCCAAAATATCGAGGAGGTGCACCTATTCACCAAGCCATCATAGATGGAGAAAGTGAAACAGGTGTAACGATTATGTATATGGTAGAACGACTTGATGCTGGTGATATGATTGCTCAACAAGCCTTACCGATTGAAGATCAAGATAACGTGGGTACGATGCATGATAAATTAAGTGCGTTAGGCACAAAGTTGTTAAGTGACACTTTACCCTCTATTTTAAACGGCACAAATCCACGTACCGCACAAGACGATACGAATGCTTCATTTGCTTCAAATATTCAACGTGAAGATGAGTGGATTGATTGGTCACAAGATGCACGTACGATTTTCAATCATATTCGTGGCCTTTCACCATGGCCGGTCGCTTCAACGCGCTTTGATGATAAAGTCATGAAAATCTATGCTGCTGATATTGTGAAGGATATAACAGGTGAAGCGGGGAAAATTATTCGAACGACAAAAAAACAAATCATTGTCGGAACAGGTTCAAGTGAAAGTATTGCGTTAAAAGAAATTCAATTGGCGGGTAAAAAACGCATGCCAACAGCCAATTTTTTAAGTGGATATCAAGAAGAGCTTGTTGGAAAGGACTTAGGATAA
- the def gene encoding peptide deformylase produces the protein MAIKKILTDDNPLIHKKANRVETFDSTLTEIFQDLEDTMYESGGQALSAPQIGISQQIALVDMEQDGLLQLINPTLIKASEKQVTEIEGCLSVPHRFGEVTRSQMITVKSQDIYGREVELTAYDDIARMILHEIDNLNGILFTDIMDREITEQELEAYYDEE, from the coding sequence ATGGCAATTAAGAAAATTTTAACAGATGACAATCCACTCATTCATAAAAAAGCAAACCGTGTAGAAACTTTTGATTCGACTTTGACGGAAATTTTTCAAGATCTCGAAGATACGATGTATGAGTCGGGTGGCCAAGCACTGAGTGCCCCTCAAATTGGAATCTCTCAACAAATCGCGCTTGTAGACATGGAACAAGATGGACTTTTACAGTTGATTAATCCAACGCTTATCAAGGCGTCAGAAAAACAAGTTACGGAGATAGAAGGTTGTTTGAGTGTACCTCATCGTTTTGGTGAAGTGACGCGAAGTCAAATGATTACCGTAAAAAGCCAAGATATATATGGGCGCGAAGTTGAGCTCACCGCTTATGATGATATCGCACGAATGATTTTACATGAAATTGACAATTTAAATGGCATATTATTTACAGATATAATGGATAGAGAGATTACAGAACAAGAATTGGAGGCGTATTATGACGAAGAATAA
- the priA gene encoding primosomal protein N': MDMTIAQVIVDIDSKSVDRTFDYRIPKDLQSVVQPGVRVIVPFGPRKIQGYVMQVISEEEAEYDLSKIKSLLEVKDIQPELTEELVQLSAWFSQYFVSKRISILEAMLPSAIKAKYTKVFEITPEAELPQSVISYFDANGQYRYQQAQKDEMIQTLQPYLADGRLREVTLLNQTTTKKTQKAVRLAQLEEGDALLAHLEKYPKQHELVAFLLDEQRRDVFLKELLDMGFSNSSIKTLTQKGILEKYEAIVERDPYAGRIFEAEAKRALTEEQQHAFDQLQQALYEEQSETFLLHGVTGSGKTEVYLQIIDQVLTQQKTAMMLVPEIALTPQMVNRFKRRFGDEVAVLHSALSKGERYDEWQKIRDGRASVSVGARSSVFAPFKNLGIIIIDEEHEATYKQEDYPRYHARDIALWRARYHQCPLVLGSATPSLESYARAEKGVYHLLSMPSRVNQQPLPQIEICDMREELAQGNRSMFSEQLRTAIQARLDRQEQTVLFLNRRGYASFMLCRDCGHVPQCPNCDISLTYHKSTDQLKCHYCGYQEAAPFQCPNCESEHIRQMGTGTQKVEEVLNEMFPEARVIRMDVDTTTQKGSHEKMLRQFGEGEGDILLGTQMIAKGLDFPNITLVGVLNADTLLNLPDFRASERTFQLLTQVAGRAGRHEKTGEVIIQTYNPDHYAIQDVKSNDYLNFYQKEMRFRQIGQYPPYYYLINFTITHENMKKVLQAATHVHQILIQHLSDKAFILGPSAAAIPKINHEHRFQVLVKYKSEPSLVHALTYLDDYYHEQYVKDKLALKIDIHPYNMM, translated from the coding sequence ATGGACATGACTATCGCTCAAGTGATTGTCGATATCGATTCAAAAAGCGTCGACAGAACATTTGATTATCGCATACCGAAAGATTTACAGTCAGTGGTGCAACCCGGTGTTCGCGTTATTGTTCCTTTTGGTCCTCGAAAAATTCAAGGTTATGTCATGCAAGTGATATCTGAAGAAGAGGCGGAATATGACTTATCCAAAATTAAATCCTTGCTTGAAGTGAAAGATATTCAACCTGAATTGACAGAAGAATTGGTCCAATTAAGTGCGTGGTTTAGTCAATATTTTGTTTCTAAGCGTATTTCGATTTTAGAAGCGATGTTACCGAGTGCCATTAAAGCTAAATATACGAAAGTTTTTGAAATAACGCCTGAAGCCGAATTGCCACAATCCGTGATATCATATTTCGATGCAAATGGCCAGTATCGCTATCAACAAGCGCAAAAAGATGAAATGATTCAAACGTTACAACCTTATTTAGCGGATGGGCGTCTTCGTGAAGTGACATTATTGAATCAAACGACGACGAAAAAAACCCAGAAAGCCGTTCGATTGGCTCAACTTGAAGAAGGGGATGCGTTATTAGCGCATTTAGAAAAATATCCTAAACAGCATGAACTCGTCGCATTTTTACTAGATGAACAACGACGTGACGTTTTTTTGAAAGAACTTTTAGATATGGGTTTTTCAAATTCCTCTATTAAAACGTTAACGCAAAAAGGGATTTTAGAAAAATATGAAGCGATTGTTGAACGTGACCCTTATGCAGGGCGAATATTTGAGGCGGAAGCCAAACGAGCATTAACTGAGGAACAACAACACGCATTTGATCAACTCCAACAAGCACTGTATGAAGAGCAATCAGAAACATTTTTACTTCATGGTGTGACAGGTTCTGGAAAAACAGAAGTCTATTTACAGATTATTGATCAAGTTCTGACGCAACAGAAAACGGCCATGATGTTAGTCCCTGAAATCGCGTTAACACCTCAAATGGTGAACCGTTTTAAACGACGATTTGGCGATGAAGTCGCAGTGTTACATTCTGCGCTATCAAAAGGGGAACGCTATGACGAATGGCAAAAAATTAGAGATGGCCGTGCAAGCGTGAGTGTTGGTGCGCGTTCCAGTGTTTTTGCGCCTTTTAAAAATTTAGGAATTATCATTATTGACGAGGAGCATGAGGCGACTTATAAACAAGAAGACTATCCACGATACCATGCACGAGATATCGCCCTTTGGCGTGCACGTTATCATCAATGCCCTTTAGTACTTGGAAGTGCGACACCGAGTTTAGAAAGTTATGCGCGTGCTGAAAAAGGGGTGTATCATTTATTATCTATGCCTTCTCGCGTCAATCAACAGCCTTTACCTCAAATAGAGATTTGTGATATGCGAGAGGAATTGGCGCAAGGGAATCGTTCTATGTTTTCAGAACAACTGAGAACGGCGATTCAAGCACGATTGGACCGACAAGAGCAAACAGTGCTTTTTCTGAACCGTCGAGGTTATGCTTCATTTATGCTTTGTCGTGATTGTGGACACGTCCCACAGTGTCCTAATTGTGACATTTCATTAACGTATCATAAATCCACGGATCAATTAAAATGCCACTATTGTGGTTATCAAGAAGCGGCGCCATTTCAATGTCCTAATTGCGAAAGTGAGCATATTCGACAAATGGGGACAGGGACGCAAAAAGTAGAAGAAGTACTAAATGAGATGTTTCCAGAGGCGCGTGTGATTCGAATGGATGTCGATACGACGACGCAAAAGGGCAGTCATGAAAAAATGTTACGTCAATTTGGCGAGGGAGAAGGAGATATTTTATTAGGCACGCAAATGATTGCGAAAGGCCTAGATTTCCCAAACATTACATTAGTGGGTGTGTTAAACGCGGATACTTTATTAAATTTGCCAGATTTTCGTGCAAGCGAGCGTACGTTCCAATTACTGACACAAGTGGCTGGACGCGCGGGACGTCATGAAAAGACCGGAGAGGTCATAATTCAAACGTATAATCCAGACCATTATGCCATTCAAGATGTGAAGTCCAATGACTATTTAAATTTCTATCAAAAGGAAATGCGTTTTAGACAAATCGGACAATATCCCCCTTATTATTATTTGATTAATTTTACAATCACGCATGAAAATATGAAAAAAGTTTTACAAGCAGCCACACATGTTCATCAAATTTTAATTCAGCATTTATCAGATAAGGCATTCATTTTAGGTCCTTCAGCTGCGGCGATTCCTAAAATCAACCACGAACATCGTTTTCAAGTGCTTGTAAAATACAAAAGTGAACCCTCATTGGTTCATGCATTAACCTATTTAGATGATTACTATCATGAGCAATATGTCAAAGATAAGTTAGCGTTAAAAATAGACATTCATCCTTACAATATGATGTAA